The following proteins come from a genomic window of Myroides odoratus DSM 2801:
- a CDS encoding DHH family phosphoesterase: MKHTSIDTLKQLISLPAKTFAIIPHRNPDGDAIGSSLGLYHVLKQLGHKVEIISPNEYPNFLAWMPGTAAIKIYDFNKPAGQHILKNSDCIFTLDFNILSRTGDEMGAFLASLPNDFVMIDHHQMPGDYAKLTFSDTSFGSTCELLYSLLEQMDLTDLVHQEAATCIYTGIVTDSGSFRFPKTTAKTHQVVAALIEKGIDNPKIHHALFDNSSFNRLQLMGRALQHLHLIPDTQASYLYLNEEDLHEFSHQKGDTEGLVNYGLSISGIDLTAFFIERKEEGIIKISFRSSGNLDVNLFARTYFEGGGHINAAGGKSTLSLDETIQRYIDIVKQHKQDFYV; the protein is encoded by the coding sequence ATGAAGCATACATCAATAGATACGTTAAAACAACTTATTAGTTTACCGGCAAAGACCTTTGCAATCATCCCACATCGCAACCCCGATGGTGATGCTATTGGTTCTTCTTTAGGTCTATATCACGTATTAAAACAATTGGGACATAAGGTAGAAATTATCTCTCCCAACGAGTATCCAAACTTTTTGGCTTGGATGCCTGGTACTGCAGCAATCAAAATCTACGATTTTAATAAACCTGCAGGTCAACATATACTAAAAAATAGCGATTGTATTTTTACGCTAGATTTCAATATCTTATCTCGTACAGGAGATGAAATGGGCGCTTTTTTAGCAAGCTTACCCAATGATTTTGTCATGATTGACCATCATCAAATGCCTGGAGATTACGCCAAATTAACCTTTTCTGATACGTCTTTTGGATCAACCTGTGAATTGTTGTATTCGCTTTTAGAACAAATGGATTTGACTGATTTGGTTCACCAAGAGGCAGCTACTTGTATTTACACTGGAATTGTTACTGATTCTGGTTCTTTCCGATTCCCGAAAACGACGGCGAAAACACACCAAGTAGTGGCTGCCTTAATTGAGAAAGGAATTGACAACCCGAAAATTCACCATGCGCTGTTTGACAATAGTTCATTCAACCGTTTACAGTTAATGGGACGAGCATTACAGCATCTGCATTTGATTCCCGATACGCAAGCTTCTTATCTTTATTTGAATGAGGAAGATTTGCATGAATTTTCCCACCAAAAAGGAGATACGGAAGGATTAGTTAATTACGGGCTTTCTATTAGTGGAATTGATTTAACTGCTTTTTTCATTGAACGCAAAGAAGAAGGAATTATTAAAATTTCGTTCCGCTCATCAGGTAATTTAGATGTGAATTTATTCGCTCGTACTTATTTTGAAGGGGGTGGACATATCAATGCAGCAGGAGGTAAATCTACCCTTTCACTGGATGAAAC